In the genome of Streptomyces globosus, one region contains:
- a CDS encoding ABC transporter ATP-binding protein, translating to MTTIDIDHTSRWFGNVVAVNDVTMRIGPGVTGLLGPNGAGKSTLINMMGGFLAPSTGTVTIDGSPIWGNEQVYRQIGVVPEREAMYDFLTGREFVVANAELHGLDDAAARRALATVEMEYAQDRKIATYSKGMRQRVKMASALVHEPSVLLLDEPFNGMDPRQRMQLMDLLRRMGDDGRTVLFSSHILEEVEQLASHIEVVVAGRHAASGDFRKIRRLMTDRPHRYLVRSSDDRALAAALIGDPSTSGIEVDVQEGALRIQASDFGRFTELLPQVARAHGIRLLTVSPSDESLESVFSYLVAA from the coding sequence GTGACCACCATCGACATCGACCACACCTCCCGCTGGTTCGGGAACGTCGTCGCCGTCAATGACGTGACGATGCGCATCGGCCCGGGCGTCACCGGCCTGCTCGGCCCGAACGGCGCCGGCAAGTCGACCCTCATCAACATGATGGGCGGCTTCCTCGCCCCCTCCACGGGCACCGTCACCATCGACGGCAGCCCGATCTGGGGCAACGAGCAGGTGTACCGCCAGATCGGCGTCGTGCCCGAGCGCGAGGCCATGTACGACTTCCTGACCGGCCGGGAGTTCGTCGTCGCCAACGCCGAGCTGCACGGCCTCGACGACGCCGCTGCCCGGCGGGCGCTGGCCACCGTCGAGATGGAGTACGCCCAGGACCGCAAGATCGCGACTTACTCCAAGGGCATGCGGCAGCGCGTGAAGATGGCCTCGGCGCTCGTCCACGAGCCGTCCGTGCTGCTGCTCGACGAGCCGTTCAACGGAATGGACCCCCGCCAGCGCATGCAGCTGATGGACCTGTTGCGGCGCATGGGCGACGACGGCCGGACCGTCCTGTTCTCCTCCCACATCCTGGAGGAGGTCGAGCAGCTCGCCTCCCACATCGAGGTGGTCGTCGCCGGACGCCACGCCGCCTCCGGGGACTTCCGCAAGATCCGGCGCCTGATGACGGACCGCCCGCACCGCTACCTGGTCCGCTCCTCCGACGACCGGGCCCTCGCCGCCGCCCTGATCGGGGATCCCTCCACCTCCGGTATCGAGGTGGACGTCCAGGAAGGAGCCCTGCGCATCCAGGCCTCCGACTTCGGCCGCTTCACCGAGCTCCTGCCGCAGGTCGCCCGCGCCCACGGCATCCGGCTCCTGACGGTCTCGCCCTCCGACGAGTCCCTCGAATCGGTCTTCTCCTACCTCGTCGCGGCCTGA
- a CDS encoding SDR family oxidoreductase: MNEADGTTGGRPAGQGPAGARERRVSTGGVELCVVELGERDRPTVVLVHGYPDSKEVWSGVAERLADRFHVVLYDVRGHGRSTAPVPLRGGFTLEKLTDDFLAVADAVSPDRPVHLVGHDWGSVQGWEFVTTARTEGRIASFTSMSGPSLDHFGHWIRERLSRPTPRRAAQLLGQGAKSWYVYLLHTPLLPELAWRGPLGKRWPEILRRVEQVPAGSYPTSSLPSDAAHGAWLYRDNVRARMRRPRPDAYAHAPVQLITPTGDAFLSERLYDGLERWAPDLVRRTLPAKHWMPRTRPDQLAAWIAEFAAAREEPAARAPGPGLRAPGRYADRFAGRLVLVTGAASGIGRATAYAFAEAGARVVCVDRDAEGAARTAEMARLVGAAGAWGECADVADEAAMEKLAAKTAAEYGVVDVLVNNAGIGLSGPFLDTTAEDWRKVLDVNLWGVIHGCRIFGRQMAERGQGGHIVNTASAAAYLPSKSLPAYSTSKAAVLMLSQCLRAELAPQSIGVSAVCPGIVNTNITSTSRFTGVDGAEEKRRQERAARLYRLRNFPPEKVADAILRAVVHNEAVTPVTPESKGALWLSRFAPGVLRRLARLEPRL; this comes from the coding sequence ATGAACGAGGCGGACGGGACGACCGGCGGCCGGCCGGCGGGACAGGGCCCGGCCGGGGCGCGCGAGCGGCGCGTCAGCACGGGCGGCGTCGAGCTGTGCGTGGTGGAGCTGGGCGAGCGGGACCGGCCGACAGTGGTGCTGGTCCACGGCTACCCGGACAGCAAGGAGGTCTGGTCGGGGGTGGCCGAGCGGCTGGCGGACCGGTTCCACGTCGTGCTGTACGACGTCCGCGGGCACGGCCGCTCGACGGCGCCGGTGCCGCTGCGCGGCGGGTTCACCCTGGAGAAGCTCACCGACGACTTCCTGGCCGTGGCGGACGCGGTGAGTCCGGACCGGCCCGTCCACCTCGTCGGCCACGACTGGGGGTCGGTGCAGGGCTGGGAGTTCGTGACCACCGCCCGGACCGAGGGCCGGATCGCCTCCTTCACCTCCATGTCCGGCCCCTCCCTCGACCACTTCGGGCACTGGATCAGGGAGCGGCTGAGCCGGCCCACCCCGCGGCGGGCCGCCCAGCTCCTCGGCCAGGGCGCCAAGTCCTGGTACGTGTACCTCCTGCACACGCCGCTGCTGCCGGAGCTCGCCTGGCGGGGCCCTCTCGGCAAGCGCTGGCCCGAGATCCTCCGGCGCGTCGAGCAGGTCCCGGCCGGCTCGTACCCGACCTCTTCGCTGCCGTCCGACGCCGCGCACGGCGCCTGGCTGTACCGCGACAACGTGCGGGCGCGGATGCGGCGCCCCCGGCCCGACGCGTACGCGCACGCCCCGGTCCAGCTGATCACCCCGACGGGGGACGCCTTCCTGTCCGAGCGGCTCTACGACGGGCTGGAGCGCTGGGCCCCGGACCTGGTGCGGCGCACCCTGCCCGCCAAGCACTGGATGCCCCGCACCCGGCCCGACCAGCTGGCCGCGTGGATCGCCGAGTTCGCCGCCGCCCGGGAGGAGCCCGCCGCCCGCGCCCCGGGCCCGGGGCTCAGGGCGCCCGGCAGGTACGCCGACCGGTTCGCCGGCCGCCTCGTCCTCGTCACCGGCGCCGCCAGCGGCATCGGCCGGGCCACGGCATACGCGTTCGCCGAGGCCGGTGCCCGGGTGGTCTGCGTCGACCGGGACGCCGAGGGCGCGGCGCGCACCGCCGAGATGGCGAGGCTCGTCGGCGCCGCCGGGGCGTGGGGCGAATGCGCCGACGTCGCCGACGAGGCGGCGATGGAGAAGCTCGCCGCGAAGACCGCCGCCGAGTACGGAGTCGTCGACGTGCTCGTCAACAACGCCGGGATCGGGCTGTCGGGACCGTTCCTCGACACCACCGCCGAGGACTGGCGGAAGGTCCTCGACGTCAACCTGTGGGGCGTCATCCACGGCTGCCGGATCTTCGGCCGGCAGATGGCCGAGCGCGGCCAGGGCGGGCACATCGTCAACACCGCCTCGGCTGCCGCCTACCTGCCGTCCAAGTCGCTGCCCGCGTACAGCACATCCAAGGCCGCGGTGCTGATGCTCTCGCAGTGCCTGCGCGCCGAACTCGCGCCCCAGTCCATCGGCGTCTCGGCGGTCTGCCCCGGCATCGTCAACACCAACATCACCTCCACCTCCCGTTTCACCGGGGTGGACGGCGCCGAGGAGAAGCGGCGACAGGAGCGCGCGGCGCGGCTGTACCGGCTGCGCAACTTCCCGCCGGAGAAGGTCGCCGACGCCATCCTGCGGGCCGTCGTGCACAACGAGGCGGTGACGCCCGTGACACCGGAGTCCAAGGGGGCGCTGTGGCTGTCGCGGTTCGCGCCCGGTGTGCTGCGGCGGCTCGCCCGGCTGGAGCCGCGCCTGTGA
- a CDS encoding ABC transporter permease, with product MYNPTVARLTYRALLGRRRALVLFALPAMLIVIAGAVRAFTGLDDRIAADLLGGFALATMVPLIGVIAGTGAIGPEIDDGSIVYLLSKPVKRPTIIMTKLIVAIAVTMAFSAIPTLIAGFILNNNGQQIAVAYTIAALVASVAYSALFLLLGTVSRHAVVFGLVYALIWESLFGSLVSGAKTLSIQQWALALAEKVAGEGYVDATVGLPTAVALLVAVTVGATVYAGQKLRRLTLAGEE from the coding sequence ATGTACAACCCCACCGTGGCCCGGCTCACCTACCGGGCCCTCCTCGGCCGCCGCCGCGCTCTGGTCCTCTTCGCGCTCCCGGCCATGCTCATCGTCATCGCCGGTGCCGTCCGCGCCTTCACCGGGCTCGACGACAGGATCGCGGCGGACCTGCTGGGCGGCTTCGCGCTGGCCACCATGGTCCCCCTGATCGGCGTGATCGCCGGCACCGGAGCGATCGGACCGGAGATCGACGACGGCTCGATCGTCTACCTGCTCTCGAAGCCCGTGAAGCGGCCGACGATCATCATGACCAAGCTGATCGTCGCGATCGCCGTCACGATGGCCTTCTCGGCGATCCCCACGCTGATCGCCGGCTTCATCCTCAACAACAACGGCCAGCAGATCGCGGTCGCCTACACGATCGCCGCACTGGTCGCCTCCGTCGCCTACAGCGCGCTGTTCCTGCTGCTGGGCACGGTCAGCCGGCACGCGGTCGTCTTCGGCCTCGTGTACGCCCTGATCTGGGAGTCGCTGTTCGGCAGCCTGGTCTCGGGCGCCAAGACCCTCAGCATCCAGCAGTGGGCGCTGGCCCTGGCCGAGAAGGTGGCCGGAGAGGGCTACGTCGACGCGACCGTCGGCCTGCCCACTGCGGTCGCGCTCCTCGTGGCCGTCACGGTCGGCGCCACCGTCTACGCGGGGCAGAAGCTGCGCCGGCTCACGCTGGCCGGCGAGGAGTAG
- a CDS encoding M24 family metallopeptidase yields the protein MAGDTGKGTTAAPRAGRLGSDLRGFREVQRLAYACAEAVAAQLRPGVTEREAARMQREWLRGHGVRDWFHLPFAWFGDRTAFAGFRVPLQFFPTNRALEPGMPFILDMAPVYRGYAADIGYSGSLGLNPVQDRLLSDLRAHRELILRQVRERRSLREIYENVDRLMVRQGYANRHRAYPFGVIAHKVDRVRERRWSPTVFGFGAQSLKGLVGDALHGHREGWSPLWSPYRFSDHAPQPGMWAVEPHLGFRGTGAKFEEILVVTDSRDPEESAFWLDDDLPHVRRWAEEGAA from the coding sequence ATGGCTGGGGACACCGGGAAGGGCACCACCGCGGCACCGCGCGCCGGGCGGCTCGGCTCCGACCTGCGCGGCTTCCGGGAGGTGCAGCGGCTCGCGTACGCCTGCGCCGAGGCGGTCGCGGCGCAGCTGCGGCCGGGCGTGACCGAGCGCGAGGCGGCGCGCATGCAGCGGGAGTGGCTGCGCGGGCACGGCGTGCGGGACTGGTTCCACCTGCCGTTCGCCTGGTTCGGGGACCGGACGGCCTTCGCGGGCTTCCGCGTGCCGCTCCAGTTCTTCCCGACGAACCGGGCGCTCGAGCCGGGCATGCCCTTCATCCTCGACATGGCCCCGGTGTACCGGGGGTATGCGGCGGACATCGGGTACTCCGGCAGCCTCGGCCTCAACCCGGTGCAGGACCGGCTCCTGTCGGACCTGCGCGCACACCGCGAGCTGATCCTGCGACAGGTCCGCGAGCGCCGGTCGCTGCGTGAGATCTACGAGAACGTGGACCGGCTGATGGTGCGGCAGGGCTACGCGAACCGGCACCGCGCCTATCCCTTCGGCGTCATAGCCCACAAGGTCGACCGGGTGCGGGAGCGGCGCTGGTCGCCGACCGTCTTCGGGTTCGGCGCGCAGTCCCTCAAGGGGCTCGTCGGGGACGCCCTGCACGGACACCGGGAGGGCTGGTCACCGCTCTGGAGCCCGTACCGGTTCTCCGACCACGCGCCGCAGCCCGGCATGTGGGCGGTGGAGCCCCATCTGGGATTCCGGGGGACGGGCGCCAAGTTCGAGGAGATCCTCGTCGTCACGGACTCCCGAGACCCCGAGGAGAGCGCGTTCTGGCTGGACGACGACCTGCCGCACGTGCGGCGCTGGGCCGAGGAGGGGGCAGCATGA
- a CDS encoding ABC transporter ATP-binding protein, translating into MTVIATESLSKRYPRVTAIDRLSVDIGPGVTGLVGANGAGKSTLIKILLGLSPATEGRAAVLGLDVATHGSAIRERVGYMPEHDCLPPDVSATEFVVHMARMSGLPPAAARERTADTLRHVGLYEERYRPIGGYSTGMKQRVKLAQALVHDPQLVLLDEPTNGLDPVGRDEMLGLIRRVHTDFGISVLVTSHLLGELERTCDHVVVVDGGKLLRSSSTSDFTQITATLAVEVTDSDAHPDGTAALRKALTEAGLALHAGEEQGLPGAGHILLVEATGESTYDTIRDTVAGLGLGLVRMEQRRHHIAEVFRDNDQRKGAGTDGA; encoded by the coding sequence GTGACTGTCATCGCGACCGAAAGCCTGAGCAAGCGGTACCCCCGAGTGACCGCCATCGACCGGCTCTCCGTGGACATCGGGCCGGGCGTGACCGGCCTGGTGGGTGCCAACGGAGCCGGCAAGTCCACGCTGATCAAGATCCTGCTGGGACTGTCCCCCGCCACCGAGGGCCGCGCCGCCGTACTCGGACTCGACGTCGCCACGCACGGCAGCGCCATCCGCGAGCGCGTCGGCTACATGCCCGAGCACGACTGCCTGCCCCCCGACGTCTCCGCCACCGAGTTCGTCGTCCACATGGCGCGCATGTCCGGCCTCCCGCCGGCCGCCGCCCGCGAGAGGACGGCCGACACCCTTCGGCACGTCGGGCTGTACGAGGAGCGCTACCGCCCCATCGGCGGCTACTCCACCGGCATGAAGCAGCGCGTCAAGCTGGCCCAGGCGCTGGTCCACGACCCGCAGCTGGTCCTCCTGGACGAGCCGACCAACGGCCTCGACCCCGTCGGCCGGGACGAGATGCTCGGCCTGATCCGCCGCGTCCACACCGACTTCGGCATCTCGGTCCTGGTCACCTCGCACCTGCTCGGCGAGCTGGAGCGGACCTGCGACCACGTCGTCGTCGTCGACGGCGGCAAGCTCCTGCGCTCCAGCTCCACCAGCGACTTCACGCAGATCACGGCAACCCTCGCGGTCGAGGTGACCGACTCCGACGCGCACCCGGACGGCACGGCCGCCCTGCGCAAGGCGCTCACCGAGGCGGGCCTGGCCCTGCACGCCGGCGAGGAGCAGGGCCTGCCCGGCGCCGGCCACATCCTCCTCGTCGAGGCCACCGGGGAGAGCACCTACGACACCATCCGCGACACCGTCGCGGGCCTCGGCCTCGGCCTGGTCCGCATGGAACAGCGGCGGCACCACATCGCGGAGGTCTTCCGCGACAACGACCAGCGGAAGGGAGCCGGTACCGATGGCGCCTGA
- the serS gene encoding serine--tRNA ligase codes for MIDLRLLREDPDRVRASQRARGEDVELVDAVLSADERRRSSGMRFDELRNEQKSLGRLIPKASPEERAELLKRAEQLKADVKAAEAEQNEADETARALLLKLGNVVHPDVPVGGEDDFTVLETHGTIRDFAAEGFEPKDHLELGELLGAIDVERGAKVSGSRFYYLTGVGALLELALVNAAIAQATEAGFIPMLTPALVRPRAMEGTGFLGQAAENVYHLEKDDYYLVGTSEVPLAAYHMDEIVEAEKLPLRYAGFSPCFRREAGTYGKDTRGIFRVHQFDKVEMFSYVAPEEAEAEHARLLAWEKQWLTSLELPFQVIDVATGDLGASASRKFDCEAWIPTQGKYRELTSASNCDGFQARRLSIRVRDGKKTQPLATLNGTLCAVPRTIVALLENHQQADGSVRVPAVLRPYLGGREVLEPITK; via the coding sequence GTGATTGACCTCCGGCTGCTCCGTGAAGACCCCGACCGTGTCCGCGCCTCGCAGCGCGCCCGTGGAGAAGACGTCGAACTCGTCGACGCCGTGCTCTCCGCCGACGAGCGCCGCAGGTCGTCCGGCATGCGCTTCGACGAACTGCGCAACGAGCAGAAGTCGCTCGGCAGGCTCATCCCCAAGGCCTCCCCGGAGGAGCGGGCGGAGCTGCTGAAGCGCGCGGAGCAGCTCAAGGCGGACGTCAAGGCCGCAGAGGCCGAGCAGAACGAGGCGGACGAGACCGCCCGCGCCCTGCTGCTCAAGCTCGGCAACGTCGTCCACCCGGACGTGCCCGTCGGCGGCGAGGACGACTTCACCGTCCTGGAGACCCACGGCACCATCCGCGACTTCGCCGCCGAGGGCTTCGAGCCGAAGGACCACTTGGAGCTCGGCGAGCTGCTCGGCGCCATCGACGTCGAGCGCGGCGCCAAGGTGTCCGGCTCGCGCTTCTACTACCTGACCGGCGTGGGTGCCCTGCTGGAGCTGGCCCTCGTCAACGCGGCCATCGCGCAGGCCACCGAGGCCGGCTTCATCCCCATGCTGACCCCCGCCCTGGTGCGTCCGCGTGCCATGGAGGGCACCGGCTTCCTCGGCCAGGCCGCAGAGAACGTCTACCACCTGGAGAAGGACGACTACTACCTGGTCGGCACCTCCGAGGTGCCCCTCGCCGCGTACCACATGGACGAGATCGTCGAGGCGGAGAAGCTGCCGCTGCGGTACGCCGGCTTCTCCCCGTGCTTCCGCCGCGAGGCCGGGACCTACGGCAAGGACACCCGCGGCATCTTCCGCGTCCACCAGTTCGACAAGGTCGAGATGTTCTCGTACGTCGCCCCGGAGGAGGCCGAGGCCGAGCACGCGCGGCTCCTCGCCTGGGAGAAGCAGTGGCTGACCAGCCTCGAGCTGCCCTTCCAGGTCATCGACGTCGCCACCGGCGACCTCGGCGCGTCGGCCTCGCGCAAGTTCGACTGCGAGGCCTGGATTCCCACCCAGGGCAAGTACCGCGAGCTGACGTCCGCCTCCAACTGCGACGGCTTCCAGGCCCGCCGGCTGTCGATCCGCGTCCGCGACGGCAAGAAGACCCAGCCGCTCGCCACCCTGAACGGCACGCTGTGCGCCGTGCCGCGCACCATCGTCGCCCTCCTGGAGAACCACCAGCAGGCCGACGGCTCCGTGCGCGTCCCCGCGGTGCTCCGCCCCTACCTGGGCGGTCGCGAGGTCCTGGAGCCGATCACCAAGTGA
- a CDS encoding ABC transporter permease subunit, whose protein sequence is MAPDTSTQIHNIGYRSYEGARLGRSYARKSLYSQSLRGAYGLGRSAKSKVLPMILFAVMCIPALIIVAVAIAVPGSTELPIKYTTYALTTQMIIGLFLASQAPQSVSRDLRFKTVPLYFSRPIERVDYVVAKYAAMASALFILTATPLLIMWIGALLAKFDFADQTKGFAQGLVSVLLLSVLFAGLGLVMAALTPRRGFGVAAIIAMLLIPYGAVTAVQGVAYSAGSTGPIEWMGLFSPITLIDGMQTAFLGATSAFPGGEGPSTGAGFVYLLVILALIAGSYAALMARYRKAGL, encoded by the coding sequence ATGGCGCCTGACACCTCCACCCAGATCCACAACATCGGCTACCGGTCCTACGAAGGCGCCCGGCTCGGCCGCTCCTATGCCCGCAAGTCGCTGTACTCGCAGTCGCTGCGCGGGGCCTACGGACTGGGCCGCTCGGCCAAGTCCAAGGTGCTCCCGATGATCCTCTTCGCGGTGATGTGCATCCCCGCGCTGATCATCGTCGCCGTCGCCATCGCCGTGCCCGGCTCCACCGAACTGCCGATCAAGTACACGACGTACGCGCTGACCACCCAGATGATCATCGGCCTGTTCCTCGCCTCGCAGGCACCGCAGTCCGTCTCCCGCGACCTCCGCTTCAAGACGGTGCCGCTGTACTTCTCGCGCCCCATCGAGCGGGTCGACTACGTCGTCGCGAAATACGCGGCGATGGCCTCCGCCCTGTTCATCCTCACCGCCACGCCGCTGCTGATCATGTGGATCGGCGCGCTGCTGGCCAAATTCGACTTCGCGGACCAGACCAAGGGGTTCGCCCAGGGACTGGTCTCCGTGCTGCTGCTCTCGGTGCTCTTCGCCGGCCTCGGCCTGGTCATGGCCGCGCTCACGCCGCGCCGCGGCTTCGGCGTCGCCGCCATCATCGCCATGCTGCTGATCCCGTACGGCGCAGTGACCGCGGTCCAGGGCGTCGCCTACAGCGCGGGCAGCACCGGCCCGATCGAGTGGATGGGCCTCTTCTCGCCCATCACCCTGATCGACGGCATGCAGACCGCCTTCCTCGGGGCGACCTCCGCCTTCCCGGGCGGCGAAGGCCCCTCCACGGGCGCCGGCTTCGTCTACCTGCTCGTCATCCTGGCCCTCATCGCCGGCTCGTACGCCGCCCTGATGGCCCGCTACCGGAAGGCCGGGCTGTGA
- the pheA gene encoding prephenate dehydratase, whose product MSATRFTYLGPEGTFTEAALRTLPEAATRELVPMVSVASALDAVRNGEAAAALVPIENSVEGGVTATLDELASGEPLMIYREVLLPIAFALLVRPGTALSDVKTVTGHPVAQPQVRNWLRANLPDAVWESAASNADGARLVQEGRFDAAFAGEFAAATYGLVPLVTEIHDAENAETRFVLVGRPARPAAPTGADKTSVVLWLGDDHPGALLELLQEFSVRGVNLMLIQSRPTGEGIGNYCFAVDAEGHISDRRVSEALMGLKRTCPQVRFLGSYPRAGVTRSDVRAPRPGTSDGDFTAASDWLTRCLDGRA is encoded by the coding sequence ATGTCGGCCACCCGCTTCACGTATCTCGGTCCCGAGGGCACCTTCACCGAGGCCGCCCTCCGCACGCTGCCGGAAGCCGCGACCCGGGAGCTCGTCCCGATGGTCTCCGTGGCATCCGCCCTGGACGCCGTGCGCAACGGGGAGGCGGCGGCCGCCCTTGTCCCGATCGAGAACTCGGTGGAGGGCGGGGTGACCGCCACCCTGGACGAGCTGGCCTCCGGCGAGCCGCTGATGATCTACCGCGAGGTGCTGCTGCCCATCGCGTTCGCCCTGCTTGTACGGCCGGGTACGGCCCTGTCGGACGTCAAGACGGTCACCGGGCACCCGGTCGCGCAGCCGCAGGTGCGCAACTGGCTGCGGGCGAACCTGCCGGACGCCGTGTGGGAGTCGGCCGCGTCGAACGCGGACGGGGCGCGGCTGGTGCAGGAGGGCCGCTTCGACGCGGCGTTCGCGGGTGAGTTCGCCGCCGCCACGTACGGGCTGGTGCCGCTCGTCACGGAGATCCACGACGCGGAGAACGCCGAGACGCGGTTCGTGCTGGTGGGCCGGCCGGCCCGGCCCGCCGCGCCGACGGGCGCCGACAAGACCTCGGTGGTGCTGTGGCTGGGGGACGACCACCCCGGTGCGCTGCTGGAACTCCTCCAGGAATTCTCGGTGCGCGGGGTGAACCTGATGCTGATCCAGTCGCGGCCGACGGGCGAGGGCATCGGGAACTACTGCTTCGCCGTCGACGCCGAGGGCCACATCTCCGACCGCAGGGTGAGCGAGGCGCTCATGGGTCTGAAGCGGACCTGTCCGCAGGTCCGCTTCCTGGGCTCCTACCCGAGGGCGGGCGTCACCCGCAGTGACGTCCGGGCGCCGCGGCCGGGAACCTCGGACGGCGACTTCACCGCGGCGTCGGACTGGCTGACGCGGTGCCTCGACGGCCGGGCGTAG
- a CDS encoding HAD family hydrolase, with product MSPAPFPYQLVATDLDGTLLRGDGTVSERTREALAAATAAGAVHIVVTGRGVAWTRHILDDLGYRGIAVCGQGAQVYDAGAHRLLTSVTLDRQLAGLALAKLEAEVGPLALAASRDGVDGDVLFGPGYRVQEGLPALYLEDTAAVWSAPLNKLYIQHPELGDDALVDAARRTVGSLVDVVMAGPGIVEILPLGLTKATGLSLAARRLGVKAAGTIAFGDMPNDVPMFGWAAHGVAMANAHPELKAVADEVTTSHEEDGIAVVLERLLGAA from the coding sequence GTGAGCCCGGCCCCGTTCCCCTACCAGCTCGTCGCGACCGACCTCGACGGCACGCTGCTGCGTGGCGACGGCACCGTGTCGGAACGCACCCGGGAAGCCCTCGCCGCGGCCACCGCGGCGGGGGCCGTCCACATCGTCGTCACGGGCCGCGGCGTGGCCTGGACCCGCCACATCCTCGACGACCTCGGCTACCGGGGCATCGCCGTGTGCGGGCAGGGGGCCCAGGTCTACGACGCCGGAGCGCACCGGCTGCTGACGTCCGTGACGCTGGACCGGCAGCTGGCCGGCCTGGCCCTGGCGAAGCTGGAGGCCGAGGTGGGCCCGCTGGCGCTCGCCGCGAGCCGCGACGGGGTCGACGGCGACGTGCTGTTCGGGCCCGGCTACCGGGTGCAGGAGGGCCTGCCTGCCCTGTACCTGGAGGACACGGCGGCGGTGTGGTCGGCCCCGCTGAACAAGCTGTACATCCAGCACCCCGAACTCGGCGACGACGCCCTGGTCGACGCGGCCCGCCGGACGGTGGGTTCGCTCGTGGACGTCGTAATGGCCGGGCCGGGAATAGTGGAGATACTGCCGCTCGGGCTGACAAAGGCGACCGGGCTCTCACTGGCCGCGCGCCGACTGGGGGTCAAGGCCGCCGGCACCATCGCCTTCGGCGACATGCCCAACGACGTCCCCATGTTCGGCTGGGCGGCGCACGGCGTGGCAATGGCCAACGCCCATCCGGAGCTGAAGGCGGTGGCCGACGAGGTGACGACCTCCCACGAGGAGGACGGCATCGCGGTGGTGCTGGAGCGCCTGCTCGGCGCCGCGTAG
- the efeB gene encoding iron uptake transporter deferrochelatase/peroxidase subunit, with amino-acid sequence MTESNTDIEISRRRLLGTVGAAGATGLALGATGGALVQSAIAATPSGGTGSLSAVGAARVAFHGERQAGITTPLQAKGHVLAFDLAPGAGRKEAAALMRRWSETARRLMAGETAATADTGIALDAGPCSLTVTFGFGHSFFERTGLTARRPAALDPLPDFSSDRLDPQRSNGDLWVQIGADDGLVAFHALRAIQKDAGDAARVRWQMDGFNRSPGATASPMTSRNLMGQVDGTNNPKPSEADFEKRIFVPAAGPGPAEHAWMGGGSYAVVRRIRMLLDEWDKQSLAQQEQVIGRNKATGAPLTGGSETTALDLDKIGPDGKAVIPANAHARISAPAQNGGAAMLRRPFSFHDGTAEDGAPDAGLLFICWQADPLRGFVPVQRKLDRGDALSAFIRHESSGLYAVPPGPRDGEYVGQRLLEG; translated from the coding sequence GTGACCGAGAGCAACACCGACATCGAGATCTCCCGCCGCCGGCTGCTCGGCACCGTCGGCGCGGCGGGCGCCACCGGGCTCGCGCTGGGCGCCACGGGCGGCGCGCTGGTGCAGTCCGCCATCGCCGCCACCCCGTCCGGCGGCACCGGCAGCCTTTCCGCCGTGGGCGCCGCCCGGGTCGCCTTCCACGGCGAGCGCCAGGCGGGCATCACCACCCCCCTGCAGGCCAAGGGGCACGTGTTGGCCTTCGACCTGGCCCCTGGGGCCGGGCGGAAGGAGGCGGCCGCGCTGATGCGCCGCTGGTCCGAGACCGCCCGCCGGCTGATGGCGGGCGAGACCGCGGCCACGGCGGACACCGGGATCGCCCTGGACGCAGGGCCGTGCTCGCTGACCGTGACCTTCGGTTTCGGGCACTCCTTCTTCGAGCGCACAGGGCTCACCGCCCGCCGGCCTGCGGCCCTCGATCCGCTGCCGGACTTCTCCTCCGACCGGCTGGACCCGCAGCGCAGCAACGGCGACCTGTGGGTGCAGATCGGCGCCGACGACGGCCTCGTGGCATTCCACGCCCTCCGCGCGATCCAGAAGGACGCCGGGGACGCGGCCAGGGTGCGCTGGCAGATGGACGGCTTCAACCGGTCGCCCGGCGCGACCGCCTCGCCGATGACCTCCCGCAACCTGATGGGCCAGGTCGACGGCACCAACAATCCGAAGCCCTCGGAGGCGGACTTCGAGAAGCGGATCTTCGTGCCCGCCGCGGGGCCGGGGCCGGCGGAGCACGCGTGGATGGGCGGGGGTTCGTACGCGGTCGTCCGCCGCATCCGGATGCTGCTCGACGAGTGGGACAAGCAGTCCCTCGCCCAGCAGGAGCAGGTCATCGGGCGCAACAAAGCCACCGGCGCTCCTCTGACGGGCGGTTCGGAGACAACCGCACTGGACCTGGACAAGATCGGCCCCGACGGCAAGGCAGTCATCCCGGCCAACGCGCACGCCCGCATCTCCGCCCCGGCGCAGAACGGCGGGGCGGCGATGCTGCGCAGGCCGTTCTCCTTCCACGACGGCACAGCCGAAGACGGGGCGCCCGACGCCGGGCTCCTCTTCATCTGCTGGCAGGCGGACCCGCTGCGCGGGTTCGTCCCGGTGCAGCGCAAGCTCGACCGCGGGGACGCCCTGTCGGCGTTCATCCGGCACGAATCCAGCGGGCTGTACGCAGTCCCGCCCGGCCCGCGGGACGGCGAGTACGTGGGCCAGCGGCTGCTCGAAGGGTGA